In Tessaracoccus sp. MC1865, the DNA window CTGGCGCCGCACCCTGGCCTCGCCCCATTCGCGCGACTCCACCGTTTCGCGCGCCTCGTTCACCGCGTCGCACTGCTCCTGGCTGAGGTAGAACTCGATGTTCTCGACGGCACGGTCGGCCCGCGTGAACGCCTCGGGATCCTCTCCTTCGGCGGAGGCGGCGATGAGCCGGTCCACCGCGCGCTGCACCGTCGCCCTGCGCATCCGCCGCTTCGATTTGGGCAGCAGGTCGATGCGGCCGTCCTCGGAGACGATGATCACCATGGATCCCTTGCCAGCACCGGCGAGGTATCGGATGGCGGAGCTGAACCGCGCCCCGCGCGCCGGGTCTCCGGTGCCGGTGGCGAGACCGTCGAGGATGACACCGACGGCGTGACAGCGCCCATCCGGCGACACCAACACGGCGCCGTCGATGCTGGTGGCGGCCTCCAGCGCCCGCTCCGACAGGCGGGTGGGCGTGATGGCGTAGGCCTGCGGGAGGAGGCGCGCCGCCTCCCTGTCCGCCTCGGGGTGCACGACGAGCATGGTGCCGTGGGCCTGCTGCGAACAGGCGACCGCCACGTGCCAGAGGAACCGCGCGTTGCGGGCGGAGACGTTGGGGAAGACACGCTCGACGGTGATGGCGAACTCGTCCTCGTCCAGCAGGTCGCGCGGCATGGCGGGGATGCCGTTGTCGACGCGGAGGAACGGCACGTCGTTGTCCCAGAGTTCCCAGGAACCGTCGCCGGAGATGCGCACCTCGAACGTGTGGTCGCGCTCTGTGGTGTCGACGGTGCCCAGCCCGTAGACCTCCCGGCCGTCGCAGAGCAGGTGCAGCCCGGGGCCGGACAGTTCGAGGATCTTGCGCAGCCCCCTGGTGCGGCCGATCGGTACCGGATGCTCCAGCGTGATGATGCGGGTGACCGTCTCGTCGTCCGCCGGCACGAGGACGAGGGTGCCCTTGCCGGCGCGGCCCTCATAGCGGGTGGCGGCCACCGCGTCGAAGGCCTGCATGGCGCCGAACGCGTGGTCCTGGCCGGTCCGTGCCACCACCGCGGACACGAAGGAATCCGCCGCGGCGCGCAGGACCGCCTCGGTGTCCGCGCGCACCACGAGCCCGGGCGACTGGCGGTCGAGTTCGCGTGAAGCCACGTCCAGCACCATGGTGACGACGGCCTCCTGGAAGGACCGCGCGGTGAGGAACGCATCGGCTGCGTCATCCGCGAGCTGGGGCAGTTCACGCCACGGGTCTGCCTGCAGAGCGAGGACGGGGAACACCATGTGCTCCAGGATCTTCACGCCGACCCCCACGAAGTGCACCCGCCCGGTGGCCCGGGCTGCGGAGTCGAGTTTGTCGGCCACGGCGCGGCGACGGGTGCGTGATTCGAGGGCGGCGAGGTGCGCCTCGCTGTCGTCGTCGAGGTCGTTCTCCCGCAGGATCCTGTTGAAGCGGCGCGTGGCCAGTGTGCTGGCCTGCTTGAGGATGGCGCGGTCGAAATGGCCGCGCTGCGGCTCCACGAGCACGTCGTCCTCAGCGTTGAGGGGGAGTGCCACGACGAACGCCCGCGGATCGATGTCCACCCCGGCGGCGTCGAGCACATCGTTGGCAACCTGTTCCAGCGAACGACGGAACCGAGCCTGTCCGTCCCATAGTTGCCAACCCACGGGGGCATCATGCCACGACGTGGGGGCGGGGTGGGCACCGCGGTCCACGTCAAGCAGCAGCCGCGTGTAGATCACGGGGTCAGACATCCCGCCAGTCTGTCATCGACCCGGTTCGTGGCCGTTGTCGGTGGGCCGACCTAGACTCGCCGCATGCACGACCTCGACGCAGTGATGGTGGAACTCGACGACCTGGCAGATCCCAAGATCCTGGCGGTGAACCAGCGGCACGGCGACGACCACGCGGTGAACCTGACGAAGCTGCGCGCGGTCGCCAAGCGGCTCAAGACCGATCACACCTTCGCCCGGAAACTGTGGGCCACGGGCGACACGGCCGCCAGGTTGCTGGCGCTGTTGACGTGCCGGCCGAAGGAGTTCAGCGCCGACGAGCTTGACACCATGCTGCGCGAGGCCCGCGTCCCCAAGGTGCACGACTGGCTGGTGGCCTACGTCGTGATGAAGGGCCCGCACGCCGAGGAGCTGCGCGTGAAGTGGTTCGACGACGCGGATCCGGTGGTCGCCAGCGGCGGGTGGGCCCTCGCGGCGGACCGCGTGAAGAAGAACCCGGACGGCCTGGACCTGCCGGGCCTCCTGAGCCTCATCGAGGCTCAGATGAAGGACGCGCCGGAGCGGCTGCAGTGGCAGATGAACACCACCCTGGCCCACATAGGGATCGAGAACCCGCAGCTGCGCGACCGCGCTGTGGCCATCGGGGAGCGGCTCGAGGTGCTGAAGGACTACCCCACGCCGCCCCATTGCACCTCGCCGTTCGCGCCCAGCTGGATCGCGGAGATGGTGCGCCGCAGCGAGCGCTGATCCGGCGTCGGCTCAGCCCTCGGGCTCGGTGATGTCGGCAACGGTCGCGTCGAAGTGGGCGATGAGCGCGTCGCCGTCGATGGTCGCCGCAACCCCGTGTTCGCCGGCCCCGATGGAGACCGTGCGTCCCCGCACCAGTTCATCGGCCACCACGGGCAGCGGCGTCTTCGTGCCGAAGGGCGTGATCGTGCCGCGCTCGAAACCGGTCACCTCGAGAGCCGCGTCCGCGTCGGGCATGGACAATCGTGACACGCCGAGCAGCGCGCGGAGCTTGGGCCACGAGATGGTGCGGTCGCCGGGGACCAGGGCCAGGAGGTGGTCACCTTCGCCGCGGCGCACCACCATCGTCTTGATGATGTCGCGCGGCTCCACGCCGCGTGCCGCGGCGGCCTCCGCCAGGGAACGGACCCGCCCGTGCCGGGTGACGGTGTGGTCGATGCCTGAGGAGGCTAGTTCCTCGAGTGCGGGATTGGTCATGGCCTCAGCCTAGGTGCGCACCGTGCGGAAGAGCAGGGTCTGGGTGTCGTAGTAGGCGTCCGTGAGCCCCACGCGCTGCATGCCGATGCGCTCGGCCACGCGCTGCGACGCATGGTTCTCCGGGTGGGTGACGGCGACCACCTCAGGAAGACCCGCTTCCAGGATCGCCCGGAGGGTGGCGTCGGCGGCCTCCGTGATGTAGCCGTTGCCCGTGTGTTCGGCCACCTGGCGCCAGCCGATCTCGGTGTCGACCGCCTCGCCGCCTCCCGACGGGGGGATGGGCTTGACCATGATGATGCCCACTGCGGTGCCGGAGTTGGGACCCGTGGCCAGTTCGACGAGGGAGAAGCCGTGCACCGGGTGGTCCCTCAGCATCATGAACCGCTCGAGGTGGCGCCCGGCGGTGGCCAGGTCCGGCGTGGTCGACGTCGGGATGAAGCGCTGCAGGTCCGGGTTCTGGTGGAGGAGGTAGACGAAGTCCAGGTCGTCGTCGGTGAACGCGCGCAGGCGCAGACGTTCGGTGGTGAGGGGGATCATCGCTGACTTCGGCGCCAGGGGTTACGGGGCGGCCGGCGGTAGCAGGTCTTTGGCGTACCAGTCTGTGGCGTTCGGGTTGTCGTTGAACGGCTCCACCGAGTGGTATCCCTCCGCGCGGTACAGGCCGTTGGCGCTGTCGAGATCCGCGTTGGTGTCCAGCACCATGCGCTGCGCGCCCAGGGAGACGGCCCGGCGCTCCAGTTCGCGGAGGAACGCACGACCCAGGCCGGCGCCCCGCGCCCCCGGGGTGATGTAGAGGTGCTTGACCTCCATGCCCTCACCCTCGACGGGGCGGATCCCCCCGACGCCGATCGCCTCGCCGTCGCGTTCGGCCACGAGCAGCGCGCCCTCGGAGAAATCGGCGGGTTTGGGTTGGTAGGCGGTGTCCTCACCGGCCCACAGCGCGATGCGCTCGGCGAAGTACGCGTCGAGCAGGCGCGCGGCGGCGGGATCTGCGGCATCGGTGGCTCGGAACTGCAGCATGAGCGAAACCCTAACGGCTGGCTGGTGGGGTGCAGGGCAGGTCAGTCCGCAGGCCCGCACTTCACGCCGGTGGCGTGGTTCGGGCAGTAACCGCCCGGATTCTTGTGCAGGTACTGCTGGTGCTCGAGTTCGGCGTAGTAGAACGCCTGGCCAGGGGTGATCTCGGTCGAGATCGGGCCGTAGCCCTCGGCCGTGAGCCGCTCCTGGAACGCGGCCCGGCTGCGCTCGGCGGCCGCGCGCTGCTCCTCGTCCACCGGGAAGATGGCTGAGCGGTACTGGGTGCCCAGGTCGTTGCCCTGGCGGTAGACCTGCGTGGGGTCGTGGTTCTCCCAGAACAGCGTGAGCAGGTCGTCGTAGCCCACCTTGGTGGGGTCGAAGACCACCTTGACCGTCTCGGTGTGACCGGTGTGACCGGTGCAGGTCTCCTTGTAGGTGGGGTTGGGCGTGAAGCCGCCCATGTAGCCGGCGGCGGTGTTCAGCACGCCGTCCACCTGCCAGAACATGCGTTCCTCGCCCCAGAAGCAGCCCAGCGCGAAGTAGGCGACCTCGGCGCCCGCCGGCACCTCGTCGAGCGGGAGCCCGAGCACCTCGTGCCTGGGCATGGGGCTCAGGACCGGTGTGTCGCGGCCCTCGAGCGCTTCATCCTCCGTGACCATCTGCGGCGTGGACATGCGGGCGTTGAGCCAGGCCAGAACGTCAATCTCCATTCGCCAAGGCTACCCGGAGGCTGGGAAACGGACTAGGGCTGCTGCTCGTCCTCGCCGGTGATGATGCCGTAGAGACCGCGCAGAATCATGTAGGCACCCACGGCGCCACCCAGCACCCAGACCGACCGCCTGCCCAGCCCCACGTTCTCGTGACGCTTGCGGTCGTCCGGCTCGGCCTGCGGTACGTCGTCGGGGGTCTCGGGGTTGACCGGCTCGGCCTGCTGCTCTTGCATGGAGTCAGTCTGCCAGGCTCCGCCGGCAGATGGCCATCGATCTGGGGATGGTCGGCGACAGACAGAGTGGAAGGGCTAGAGCCGCCAGACGACGGGCTCCCCGCCCTGGTCCTCCAGCAGGCGGTTGGCGGTGCTGAAGGGACGGGAACCGTAGAAGCCGGTGCGCGCGGACAGGGGCGACGGGTGTGCGCTGGCGATCACGGGCGTCTCTCCCAGCATCGGCGCGGCCGACTGGGCGTCGCGGCCCCACAGGATGGCGACGAGGGGCCCACCGCGCTGTGCGAGCGCGCGGACCGCGCAGGCGGTGACCTCCTCCCAGCCCTTGCCCCGGTGCGAGGCGGGCGCGCCCGGCCGCACCGTGAGCACCCGGTTGAGAAGGAGCACGCCCTGCTCGAACCAGGCGGTGAGGTCGCCGTGCGTCGCCTGGGGGATGCCCAGGTCGGTCTCCAGTTCGCGGTAGATGTTGCGCAGGCTGCCCGGGATGGGCCGCACGTCCGGGTTCACCGAGAACGAGAGCCCCATCGCGTGGCCTGGCGTGGGGTACGGGTCCTGGCCGAGGATCAGCACCCGGACGTCCGCCAGGGGACGCGAGAAGGCGCGCAGGATGTGCTCGCCGGCAGGTAGATAGGTGAAACCGTTGGCCAACTCAGCGCGGAGGAACTCACCCATGGCGGCGATGTTCTCCTCGACCGGGGCGAGGGCCTCCGCCCAGTCCGGCGCGATGAGTTCCGGGAGTGGTCTACGCATACGTACAACCTTGGCACAGGGGTGGGCCCGCCGTCGGACCGGCTGAGCACTCTCCACACCCCTCAGGGAAAGCCCAGGGTTTCGAGAGCTGCACATCGGCTTTTCATTATGGAAAAGCGGGATAGCATTTTCACCATGAGCAACGCAGATCTCGGTCCAATTCTGGACGACCTGGCGGCCGGGCGCATCGACGCCGGCGAGGCCGCCACCCGCATCGAGGCCGCCAAGCGCGCGGCAGCGGGCGACCGCCCGCAGGACATCCCGCAGGACACCACCACGAAGGGTGGCCCGAAGGCCGGCGGGCTGTCCCGCGTCTCGGTCACCGCAGTGGGGCGCCGGGTGCGCATCGAGGGCGACCCCTCGGTGAGCACCCTCACGATCGACGGGCCGCACGTGCTGCGCCGCGTCGGCACCGTCATGGAGGTCAACTCCACCGGAGAGTTCGGGCCCAGCTTCACGGGCTTCTCGCTGATCCGGCCGCCCCGCAACCTCGACGACCTGCGAGACATCTCGCTGGGCAAGGAGCTCGTGGTCAGGGTCAATCCCAACCTCATCGTCGACGCGGAGGTCACCACCGGCGGGCTCCGCACGGTGGGGGTGCCCCGGCTGGGCCGCATCCGCGTGACCGCGGGCGGCTCCACCCTCGAAGACGTCCAGGAGGTGGAGGACCTGCTCAGCCAGGCCGGCGGTATCGCCGTCGAGGGGCCCATCAGCCTCGGCCGCTCGCGTCTCAAGGTCGAGTCGGGCACCCTCACCATCCACCTCACCAAGGGTGCCAACGTGACCATCCGTGGCGAGGCCCGGCTCGGGCGGATCAGCTGGCCCGACGGGGGCGACAAGGTCGACGAGTACGTGGTCGGCAACGGCTCCGCGCGGCTCGACATCGCCGTCGTCATGGGCATGGCCACCATCAAGGCGGATGACTGACATGGCGAAGCACCTCTACCACCCGCCGGCGGACTGCCCGGTCTGTGGCGACCAGCTCATCACCACCCGCAAGGGATGCCTCCACTGCGGCACGGAGATCGCC includes these proteins:
- the msrA gene encoding peptide-methionine (S)-S-oxide reductase MsrA, with amino-acid sequence MEIDVLAWLNARMSTPQMVTEDEALEGRDTPVLSPMPRHEVLGLPLDEVPAGAEVAYFALGCFWGEERMFWQVDGVLNTAAGYMGGFTPNPTYKETCTGHTGHTETVKVVFDPTKVGYDDLLTLFWENHDPTQVYRQGNDLGTQYRSAIFPVDEEQRAAAERSRAAFQERLTAEGYGPISTEITPGQAFYYAELEHQQYLHKNPGGYCPNHATGVKCGPAD
- a CDS encoding uracil-DNA glycosylase, giving the protein MRRPLPELIAPDWAEALAPVEENIAAMGEFLRAELANGFTYLPAGEHILRAFSRPLADVRVLILGQDPYPTPGHAMGLSFSVNPDVRPIPGSLRNIYRELETDLGIPQATHGDLTAWFEQGVLLLNRVLTVRPGAPASHRGKGWEEVTACAVRALAQRGGPLVAILWGRDAQSAAPMLGETPVIASAHPSPLSARTGFYGSRPFSTANRLLEDQGGEPVVWRL
- a CDS encoding aminoacyl-tRNA deacylase encodes the protein MTNPALEELASSGIDHTVTRHGRVRSLAEAAAARGVEPRDIIKTMVVRRGEGDHLLALVPGDRTISWPKLRALLGVSRLSMPDADAALEVTGFERGTITPFGTKTPLPVVADELVRGRTVSIGAGEHGVAATIDGDALIAHFDATVADITEPEG
- a CDS encoding DNA alkylation repair protein, whose translation is MHDLDAVMVELDDLADPKILAVNQRHGDDHAVNLTKLRAVAKRLKTDHTFARKLWATGDTAARLLALLTCRPKEFSADELDTMLREARVPKVHDWLVAYVVMKGPHAEELRVKWFDDADPVVASGGWALAADRVKKNPDGLDLPGLLSLIEAQMKDAPERLQWQMNTTLAHIGIENPQLRDRAVAIGERLEVLKDYPTPPHCTSPFAPSWIAEMVRRSER
- a CDS encoding DNA integrity scanning protein DisA nucleotide-binding domain protein gives rise to the protein MSDPVIYTRLLLDVDRGAHPAPTSWHDAPVGWQLWDGQARFRRSLEQVANDVLDAAGVDIDPRAFVVALPLNAEDDVLVEPQRGHFDRAILKQASTLATRRFNRILRENDLDDDSEAHLAALESRTRRRAVADKLDSAARATGRVHFVGVGVKILEHMVFPVLALQADPWRELPQLADDAADAFLTARSFQEAVVTMVLDVASRELDRQSPGLVVRADTEAVLRAAADSFVSAVVARTGQDHAFGAMQAFDAVAATRYEGRAGKGTLVLVPADDETVTRIITLEHPVPIGRTRGLRKILELSGPGLHLLCDGREVYGLGTVDTTERDHTFEVRISGDGSWELWDNDVPFLRVDNGIPAMPRDLLDEDEFAITVERVFPNVSARNARFLWHVAVACSQQAHGTMLVVHPEADREAARLLPQAYAITPTRLSERALEAATSIDGAVLVSPDGRCHAVGVILDGLATGTGDPARGARFSSAIRYLAGAGKGSMVIIVSEDGRIDLLPKSKRRMRRATVQRAVDRLIAASAEGEDPEAFTRADRAVENIEFYLSQEQCDAVNEARETVESREWGEARVRRQYIPIAPDPAMDDSYFVDRVTSDDSE
- a CDS encoding GNAT family N-acetyltransferase, translating into MIPLTTERLRLRAFTDDDLDFVYLLHQNPDLQRFIPTSTTPDLATAGRHLERFMMLRDHPVHGFSLVELATGPNSGTAVGIIMVKPIPPSGGGEAVDTEIGWRQVAEHTGNGYITEAADATLRAILEAGLPEVVAVTHPENHASQRVAERIGMQRVGLTDAYYDTQTLLFRTVRT
- a CDS encoding GNAT family N-acetyltransferase, which gives rise to MLQFRATDAADPAAARLLDAYFAERIALWAGEDTAYQPKPADFSEGALLVAERDGEAIGVGGIRPVEGEGMEVKHLYITPGARGAGLGRAFLRELERRAVSLGAQRMVLDTNADLDSANGLYRAEGYHSVEPFNDNPNATDWYAKDLLPPAAP